The DNA window GGTCGAGGGCGAGATGGGGCGCGGTGGTCCCGGGGGCATGCGCGGGCCGGGGGAGATGGCCGGCGGTGCACCGCCGGGCGGCGGTGCAGCGATGCCCGGCGGGCTGCGCGGCGGGGACGGCCGGGGGAGCGCCGGCGCCGGCGGGTTCGAGATGCCCGCCGCACCCGGCGGCGTGCCGGGCGGCTTCGGTGCGGGTGCGGGCGGCGGACTGCTGTCGGCGAGCACTCCCGGCGACGAACTGACGGCCCTGCTGCGCAGCCGCGCCGACGACTTCACCTGGGTGGCAGCCGCGATCGGTTCCAACACCGCATCCGGCTACCAGCTCGCGACCGAACGTCCGGTCATGCCGATCGGCGGGTTCAACGGCAGCGACCCGTCGCCGACGCTCGAACAGTTCCGGCAGTACGTGGCGGACGGGCAGATCCACTACTTCCTCGCCGGAGGCATGGGCGGCGGACGCGGTGGTGAGGGCACCGCATCGCAGATCACGCAGTGGGTGGAGGAAACCTTCACCGCTACCACGGTCGACGGCGTCACCGTCTACGACCTCACTCGGTGACCGGACAGCGCCGCCGAACCGGTTTACCCTGAGGTGGGAGGCACACATGTCCGAACACGACATCATCGAGAACATCGACGAACTGGTCCGTGAGGAAAAGGAATTGCGCTCACGGGCCGAGGGACAGGGGCTGTCGGAGCAGGACAGCGCCCGCCTGACTCACCTCGAGCAGCGGCTCGACCAGTGCTGGGACCTGCTCCGGCAGCGTCGCGCCAAGGCCGAGTTCGGTGAGAAGGCGGACGAGGCCACCCCTCGTCCGGTCGACGAGGTCGAGTCCTACCGCCAGTGAGCGCAGGTCGGGCCCCGGAGTCGCGAAATTCGTTGCGCACCAGCGAAGTCGTGATCTCCGGGGCGTCTCTCGATGACGGGTGCCTACCCGGCAGAGTGAGAATGTCGAACGACTAGGTGGTGAATCGCCCATGACTGTGGCGGAGGACGTGTACACGACCCGGGTGACGGGAGAACCACGGGTGGTCGAACGCCCGGACCCGGTGTTCTGGGGCGGATCCCGCAGCGCGGAGTACACGGATTTCGAACGGCGCGGGTTCCTGCAGCGCGAGCGCGTGATCGGCGACAGCGACGTGTCGACCTGTCTGGCGGAGATCGACCGCATCCAGCACGATCCGGCGCTCCGGGACGACGAGCGCATCGTCCGGGAAGGTGACTCCGTCGCCGTGCGCTCGATCTTCGACATCCTCGAACTGAGCGACGCCGTGCGGCGGGTGGTCGAAGCGTCCGGCGCCTACGATCTCGCGCGCGACATCCTGGGCTCGGACGTCTACGTGCACCAGAGTCGACTGAACTACAAGCCGGGATTCCAGGGTGGCGCGTTCTACTGGCACTCGGATTTCGAGACCTGGCACGCCGAGGACGGCATGCCGCTTCCGCGGGCGGTGAGCGCCTCCATCGCGCTCACCGAGAACACGCAGTACAACGGCCCGTTGATGATCATGCCGGGGACGCAGCGGTACTTCGTGCAGTGCGCCGGCGCCACTCCCGACGACTTCTATCGCGAGTCCCTCGTGACCACGATGCCCCGAGTCGGCGTGCCGTCCGAAGACGCCATCACCGACATGTGGCGTCGGCACGGTATCGAGGTGCTCACCGGCGGGGCAGGCTCGATGACGATGTTCGACTGCAACGCCCTCCACGCGTCGGGCGGCAACATCTCGCCGATGCCGCGCGCGAACGTGTTCGTGGTGTTCAACAGCGTCGAGAACGTGGTGCAGGCGCCGTTCTCGGGGTCGGCGCCGCGGCCCTCGTTCCTGGCCAAGCGCCCGGCCTGACGAGGGTGGGGGTGGTCGAGGCGCCGGGGTTCGGGCCGTAGTCTGACACGTGTGCGCGTACTCGTGATCGGCTCCGGAGCCCGTGAACATGCCCTTCTGTTGGCCCTCGCCCGTGACCCGGGCGTCGACAAGTTGATGTGTGCCCCCGGCAACGCCGGGATCGCCCGCATCGCCGAGACCCACGCGGTCGACGTCGCGTCCGGTGACGCCGTCGTCGAGCTCGCGAAGTCGGTGGCGGCGGACCTGGTCGTCATCGGCCCGGAGGTGCCGCTGGTCCTCGGTGTCGCCGACGCCGTCCGCGCCGCGGGCATCGCGTGCTTCGGCCCGTCCGCCGCGGCCGCCCGCATCGAGGGCTCCAAGGCGTTCGCCAAGGACGTCATGGCCGCGGCCGGGGTCCGCACCGCGCACAGCGAGGTCGTCGACAACCCGGCCGACCTCGACGCCGCTCTCGACCGCTTCGGCCCCAACTGGGTCGTCAAGGACGACGGCCTGGCCGCCGGCAAGGGCGTCGTCGTCACCACCGATCGCAGCGCCGCGCGCGATCACGCCGCCGAGTGCCTCGAGATCGGGCACCCCGTGCTGCTCGAGTCGTTCCTCGACGGCCCCGAGGTGTCGCTGTTCTGCCTGGTCGACGGGGAGACGGTGGTCCCGCTGCTGCCTGCGCAGGACCACAAGCGCGTCGGCGACGGCGACACCGGCCCCAACACCGGTGGCATGGGTGCCTACACGCCGCTGCCGTGGCTGCCCGCCGACGCGGTGACCCGGATCGTCGACGACGTCGTCAAGCCCGTCGCGGTCGAGATGGCCAAGCGCGGCTGCCCCTTCACCGGTCTGCTGTACGCGGGACTGGCGATGGGCGAGAACGGCCCCGCGGTCGTCGAGTTCAACTGCCGCTTCGGCGACCCGGAGACGCAGGCCGTCCTGGCGCTGCTCGAGTCGCCGCTCGGTGAGGTGCTGCGCGCCGCCGCGACCGGCACCCTCGCGTCCGTCCCGCCGCTGCAGTGGCGGGACGGCTCCGCGGTCACCGTGGTGCTGGCCGCCGAGAACTACCCGGCCACCCCGCGCACCGGTGACGTCATCACCGGGTCCGACGCCGAGCGCGTCCTGCACGCCGGCACCGCCGCCCGCGAGG is part of the Rhodococcus sp. SGAir0479 genome and encodes:
- a CDS encoding DUF2630 family protein, whose protein sequence is MSEHDIIENIDELVREEKELRSRAEGQGLSEQDSARLTHLEQRLDQCWDLLRQRRAKAEFGEKADEATPRPVDEVESYRQ
- the thpD gene encoding ectoine hydroxylase encodes the protein MTVAEDVYTTRVTGEPRVVERPDPVFWGGSRSAEYTDFERRGFLQRERVIGDSDVSTCLAEIDRIQHDPALRDDERIVREGDSVAVRSIFDILELSDAVRRVVEASGAYDLARDILGSDVYVHQSRLNYKPGFQGGAFYWHSDFETWHAEDGMPLPRAVSASIALTENTQYNGPLMIMPGTQRYFVQCAGATPDDFYRESLVTTMPRVGVPSEDAITDMWRRHGIEVLTGGAGSMTMFDCNALHASGGNISPMPRANVFVVFNSVENVVQAPFSGSAPRPSFLAKRPA
- the purD gene encoding phosphoribosylamine--glycine ligase, which encodes MRVLVIGSGAREHALLLALARDPGVDKLMCAPGNAGIARIAETHAVDVASGDAVVELAKSVAADLVVIGPEVPLVLGVADAVRAAGIACFGPSAAAARIEGSKAFAKDVMAAAGVRTAHSEVVDNPADLDAALDRFGPNWVVKDDGLAAGKGVVVTTDRSAARDHAAECLEIGHPVLLESFLDGPEVSLFCLVDGETVVPLLPAQDHKRVGDGDTGPNTGGMGAYTPLPWLPADAVTRIVDDVVKPVAVEMAKRGCPFTGLLYAGLAMGENGPAVVEFNCRFGDPETQAVLALLESPLGEVLRAAATGTLASVPPLQWRDGSAVTVVLAAENYPATPRTGDVITGSDAERVLHAGTAAREDGTVVSAGGRVLSVVGVGADLTEAREDAYARLAEVKLPGGHFRSDIGLAAVEGRITL